The region CCAGGCCGGTACAACGCCACTAGCGGTATCAGGTCGTCAAACCGTTCGGGCTTGAGATCTTTAACCAAGTTGGTCATGCCGCTTGACTCCATCTGAAATACACCTGACGTATCGCCGCTGGCCATCATGGCACATGTTTTGGCGTCATCAAGCGGAATGCGCTCAATATCAAGCTCTTCACCCCGGTTTTCTCTTATCAGGGCAATCGCGTCACCAATTACCGTCAGCGTCCTGAGCCCCAGCAAGTCCATTTTTAACAAACCGATTTCTTCAATCCGGTCTTTATCATACTGAGTAGTGACAAAGCCTTCGCTGGATAGCTGCAGCGGCGCAAAGTGGGTTAGCGGCTCCTTGGCGATAACCAGGCCGGCGGCATGAGTGGAAGCATGGCGCGGCAACCCTTCTACTGCCATGGCCAGGTCAACAAGTTTCCGTACAGTATCTTCAGTTTGGTAGAGGTCATTGAGTTCCTGACTGGCAGCCAACGCTTTCTTCAACGTAATGCCAAGTTCGTTCGGCACCAGCTTGGCAATGCGGTCCACTTCGCCGTACGGTAAGTTAAGCGCCCGGCCAACATCGCGGATGGCGGCCCGTGCCGCCATAGTACCGAAAGTAATAATTTGCGCCACCCGGTCACTGCCATAGCGGGACACAACATATTCAATGATTTTGCTGCGGCGTTCATAGCAAAAATCAATATCAATATCAGGCATTGATACCCGTTCGGGATTTAAAAACCGTTCAAACAGCAGGCCGTATTTAAGTGGATCAATATTAGTAATTCCTAATAAATAGGCAACAATACTGCCGGCAGCCGAGCCCCGGCCCGGTCCTACCGGAATAGACTCCCGGCGGGAATAGTTGACAAAGTCCCACACAATGAGGAAATAACTGGAATAACCCATTTTCCTGATAACGTCAAGCTCATAATCAAGCCGGGCTGTTACTTCGGCTGTCGCCTCAGGGTAACGCCAACTGAGAGCTTGGCGGCACAGCTGGCCCAGATATTCGTCATCACTGACTCCATCCGGTGTTGGAAAATCCGGTAAATAAAGTTTATCAAAATCAAAAGTGACATTGCAGCGTTCAGCAATTTTGCCGGTATTGGCGATAGCTTCCGGATACCCGGCAAACAGCTCGGCCATTTCGGCCGGGCTTTTTAAATAAAATTCGTCATTAGGGAACTTAAGACGGTCATTGTCGTCAACAGTCTTGCCGGTCTGAATGCAGAGCAAAACATCGTGACATTCAGCATCCTGCCGGTTGATATAATGAGCGTCATTGGTGGCCACAAGCCCAAGCCCCAGTTTTTGCGCCAGCTTCACCAACTGCGGGTTTACCTGCTGTTCTTCCGGCATGCCATGGTCCTGAAGCTCAATATAGAAATTTTCCGGTCCGAAAATCTCCCGGTATTCGCAGGCAACCGCCTCAGCTCCGGCCTGGTCGCCCCGTAAAATAAACGAGGGAATTTCCCCGGCAATGCAGGCGCTAAGCCCAATTATCCCTTCGCTGTATTGGCGCAAAATGTCCCGGTCAATCCGGGGCTTATAATAAAAGCCTTCGATGAAGCCGCGCGAAACCAGTTCAATAAGGTTGCGGTAGCCTTGATCATTGGCAGCCAACAAAACCAAATGATAATATGATTCACCTTCCACGGCGGCCTTATCAAACCGGGACCGGGGCGCGACATATACTTCACAGCCGATAATCGGCTTAATGCCATATTTTTTGGCTTGTTTATAAAAATCAATAGTGCCGTACATGGTGCCGTGGTCAGTTATGGCCACAGCCGGCATTCCCAGTTCTTTAGCCCGGCGCACCAGGTCTTCAATCCGTCCGGCTCCGTCTAACAGACTGTATTCAGTATGGACGTGCAAATGAGTAAACTGCTGCATAAACCTTAAACATCC is a window of Sporomusaceae bacterium ACPt DNA encoding:
- the dnaE gene encoding DNA polymerase III subunit alpha; this translates as MQQFTHLHVHTEYSLLDGAGRIEDLVRRAKELGMPAVAITDHGTMYGTIDFYKQAKKYGIKPIIGCEVYVAPRSRFDKAAVEGESYYHLVLLAANDQGYRNLIELVSRGFIEGFYYKPRIDRDILRQYSEGIIGLSACIAGEIPSFILRGDQAGAEAVACEYREIFGPENFYIELQDHGMPEEQQVNPQLVKLAQKLGLGLVATNDAHYINRQDAECHDVLLCIQTGKTVDDNDRLKFPNDEFYLKSPAEMAELFAGYPEAIANTGKIAERCNVTFDFDKLYLPDFPTPDGVSDDEYLGQLCRQALSWRYPEATAEVTARLDYELDVIRKMGYSSYFLIVWDFVNYSRRESIPVGPGRGSAAGSIVAYLLGITNIDPLKYGLLFERFLNPERVSMPDIDIDFCYERRSKIIEYVVSRYGSDRVAQIITFGTMAARAAIRDVGRALNLPYGEVDRIAKLVPNELGITLKKALAASQELNDLYQTEDTVRKLVDLAMAVEGLPRHASTHAAGLVIAKEPLTHFAPLQLSSEGFVTTQYDKDRIEEIGLLKMDLLGLRTLTVIGDAIALIRENRGEELDIERIPLDDAKTCAMMASGDTSGVFQMESSGMTNLVKDLKPERFDDLIPLVALYRPGPLGSGMVSDFIEGRHGKKQVTYLHPLLEPILKDTFGVILYQEQVMQIASVLAGFTLGQADLLRRAMGKKKPEVLAAQRETFLKGAAERGIDAKLAQEIFDLMAHFADYGFNKSHSAAYALVAYQTAYLKAHYPQEFFAALLTSVMGANDKVGYYIEECRRRGIAVMAPDINASGTGFTVDGTAIRFGLAGVKNVGENAILSIISARQTGGKFTSLVDFCSRVDMRAVNKRVIESLIKCGAFDSLKARRSQLLHVLEQAVEVAACRQKDAASGQIGLFGDDDLGCVNDVVLPDIPEIPQEQLLSMEKEITGFYVTGHPLDKYRTKLEALPSLGTLVDGQYTDGQPIKVGGLIASAKRITTKNGSMMCFVNLEDFSGQIEVIVFPKVFEKTGRLLAPDLPVMVSGRLNIHEEGVKIMADDITSLDSAGAEVRIILRKEQETPAVLGRLKGLLNKHAGATAVYLNLIDSRRIIKTERDFWIDPTPAALAAIEGLLGKGTVTTC